A window of Bacteroidota bacterium contains these coding sequences:
- a CDS encoding DUF4382 domain-containing protein, translated as MKTQKLILALLFAAFALVSCKKDPSPEGQGSMRVHMTDAPGDFKEVNVEVVAVEIKYNDGDSVNGWITLPTNAGVYDLLTLRDSVTALIASGTALDPGKVNQMRLILGTNNTVVIDSVGTFPLTIPSGDKTGLKININQTIPIDQTLDITIDFDAAASVIKTGEGDYKLKPVIKVKDVRVL; from the coding sequence ATGAAAACCCAAAAACTGATTTTAGCACTATTGTTTGCCGCCTTTGCTCTTGTATCATGTAAAAAAGACCCTTCGCCCGAAGGACAAGGCAGCATGAGGGTACACATGACCGATGCACCCGGCGATTTTAAAGAAGTAAATGTTGAGGTTGTGGCGGTGGAGATTAAATATAACGACGGCGATAGTGTAAACGGATGGATTACACTACCCACCAACGCAGGGGTTTACGACCTGCTTACCCTAAGGGACAGTGTTACTGCACTTATCGCATCAGGAACTGCGCTTGACCCCGGTAAGGTAAACCAAATGCGTTTGATTTTAGGCACCAACAACACCGTAGTGATTGACTCGGTTGGTACCTTCCCGCTTACTATCCCAAGCGGCGATAAAACAGGGCTTAAAATCAATATCAACCAAACCATCCCCATTGACCAAACCCTTGATATCACCATTGATTTTGATGCTGCGGCATCTGTTATCAAAACCGGTGAAGGCGATTATAAATTAAAACCTGTGATTAAAGTTAAAGACGTAAGAGTTCTGTAA